One Ignavibacteriota bacterium DNA window includes the following coding sequences:
- a CDS encoding TonB-dependent receptor: MRTIAAVFLYICVLSLPLAAQQRISGIVLHEEGDSTQPVIGVNVFWLGTNTGAATGVDGRFELPRPEGASRLVIGHAGYIGDTLDIVSGARPLRIILEDGKSLGEVTVMGERKGVAAAPIEFRAESVSAAELKKAPCCDLSGCFSTSISVEPSVTDVITDTRELRMLGMAGVYTQLLLENTPTLFSGLNAQYGLSFIPGTLIRQMYIVKGANSVLQGYEASSGIVNVLLHESDATDAFFLNGFASASLERQVNISTSRVFGHWSTLLAGQLVQPSQAVDEDGNTFIDMPRINRTFLTNTWKYNDGEGTLLRLGAKFTDERRVGGTTGFDAARDAGSITQYGQVVDNRRAEMYATADLPLDDELMLKIHTAGASHGQNAWYGVTRYTGTQRQWYTDAGITIPMGGEHTLKAGASYKHFTLAEDIGFNANPLGKTYAGSSTLVENVPGLFTEGKLVFGDDDDLVLIGGIRADAHNTHGGFVTPRFFAKWEAGQGLTVRGVAGTGARRPLLFSENAVLLASSRDLSFPAAPALERTRNYGLSLTRIGGFAGITLTAALDVFRTEVRRQLTADYDIDPFTVHFTQRESPVISNNLVAELLADLAEGLEAKLAYTFTDAFEDRAEGRKDVLFTSRHRALFAASYDHSMSGLLFAATLEMFGPQTLPHTTAYPEAFRLPERSPWYALLNFQLTQRWEALELYAGVENLLDKRQDNPILNPVRPFDRYFETSFIWGPVKGRELFAGFRVRLAPAHEEDE; this comes from the coding sequence ATGCGAACCATCGCAGCAGTGTTTCTATACATCTGTGTCCTGTCCCTCCCGCTTGCGGCGCAGCAGCGGATCAGCGGCATCGTGCTGCACGAGGAGGGCGACAGCACGCAGCCCGTCATCGGCGTCAACGTATTCTGGCTCGGCACAAACACCGGTGCCGCCACGGGGGTGGACGGACGTTTCGAACTCCCGCGACCCGAGGGCGCCTCGCGCCTCGTGATCGGCCACGCCGGGTATATCGGCGACACACTCGACATCGTCTCGGGCGCGCGTCCGCTGCGCATCATCCTCGAGGATGGCAAGTCGCTCGGCGAGGTGACGGTGATGGGCGAACGCAAGGGTGTCGCCGCGGCGCCCATCGAATTCCGCGCGGAGAGTGTCTCGGCCGCCGAATTGAAAAAGGCGCCGTGCTGCGACCTCAGCGGTTGTTTCTCCACCAGCATCTCCGTCGAGCCCTCTGTCACCGACGTCATCACCGACACACGCGAGTTGCGCATGCTGGGCATGGCGGGCGTGTACACACAGCTTCTGCTCGAGAACACTCCCACGCTGTTCAGCGGACTCAACGCGCAGTACGGACTCTCCTTCATCCCCGGCACGCTGATCCGCCAGATGTACATCGTGAAGGGCGCGAACTCCGTCCTGCAGGGCTACGAGGCCTCGAGCGGCATCGTGAACGTGCTGCTGCACGAGTCCGACGCGACCGACGCGTTTTTCCTGAACGGTTTTGCAAGCGCCTCGCTCGAGCGGCAGGTGAACATCAGCACGTCGCGCGTGTTCGGACATTGGAGCACGCTGCTCGCGGGTCAGCTTGTGCAGCCCTCGCAGGCCGTGGACGAGGACGGCAACACGTTCATCGACATGCCGCGCATCAACCGGACGTTTCTGACCAACACGTGGAAGTACAACGACGGCGAGGGCACGCTGCTGCGGCTCGGCGCAAAGTTCACCGACGAGCGCCGTGTCGGCGGCACGACGGGATTTGACGCGGCGCGTGACGCGGGTTCGATCACGCAGTACGGACAGGTGGTCGACAACAGGCGCGCCGAGATGTATGCAACGGCCGACCTGCCGCTCGACGATGAACTCATGCTCAAAATACACACGGCAGGCGCGTCGCACGGACAGAACGCCTGGTACGGCGTGACCCGCTACACGGGCACGCAGCGGCAGTGGTACACCGACGCCGGCATCACCATACCGATGGGCGGCGAGCACACGCTGAAGGCGGGCGCGAGTTACAAACACTTTACACTGGCCGAGGACATCGGCTTCAACGCGAATCCGCTCGGCAAAACCTACGCCGGATCGAGCACACTGGTCGAAAACGTGCCGGGTCTCTTTACCGAGGGCAAACTCGTGTTCGGCGACGACGACGACCTCGTGCTCATCGGCGGCATCCGCGCGGACGCGCACAACACACACGGCGGCTTTGTCACACCACGCTTCTTCGCCAAGTGGGAGGCGGGGCAGGGCCTGACCGTGCGCGGCGTCGCCGGCACGGGAGCACGCAGACCCCTGCTGTTCAGCGAAAACGCCGTGCTGCTGGCGAGCAGCCGCGACCTGAGTTTCCCCGCGGCGCCCGCGCTCGAACGCACGCGCAATTACGGACTCTCGCTCACACGCATCGGCGGCTTCGCCGGCATCACACTCACGGCGGCGCTCGATGTGTTCCGCACCGAGGTGCGCCGGCAGTTGACGGCCGACTACGACATCGATCCGTTCACCGTCCACTTCACACAGCGCGAATCACCCGTCATATCGAACAACCTCGTGGCGGAGTTGCTCGCGGATCTGGCCGAAGGACTCGAGGCGAAACTTGCGTACACGTTCACCGACGCCTTCGAGGATCGCGCGGAGGGCAGGAAGGACGTGCTCTTCACCTCGCGGCACCGCGCCTTGTTCGCCGCCTCATACGACCATTCTATGTCGGGCCTGCTCTTCGCCGCCACACTCGAAATGTTCGGTCCGCAGACACTGCCGCACACGACGGCCTACCCCGAGGCCTTCCGGCTTCCGGAGCGCTCGCCGTGGTACGCGCTGCTCAATTTCCAGCTCACGCAGCGGTGGGAAGCGCTCGAACTGTATGCCGGTGTCGAAAATCTGCTCGATAAGAGACAGGATAATCCGATACTCAATCCCGTCCGTCCCTTCGACCGGTATTTCGAAACGTCCTTCATCTGGGGGCCCGTCAAGGGACGCGAGTTGTTCGCAGGATTCCGCGTCCGTCTCGCGCCTGCCCACGAGGAGGACGAGTAA